Proteins found in one Leishmania major strain Friedlin complete genome, chromosome 35 genomic segment:
- a CDS encoding conserved hypothetical protein (previous protein_id=AAZ14569.1), whose product MLLHHALSNTQTPFGCPIVAPENYREEAEEIVDFIWKLNADQPMYTFPDLWAMLTAKAMARLGGPNVVPFRGRDDPPEFMTRDLLLAFPRSLVHEDDRDVLNMKRVLSRQGFSLEQVVALIGCNRCIGFHDAANFHTREEVKPKMKRRPGVIGPSDDEFHLPGTIQKTTMDPYVFGSEYFDLLLDYKWRQPGLFQQGRKGAYRCNAKERARQVTLLDPFSEKSYESQQRRMRAAEKARESSDAAGKRIPSTLGGNDSAPGRGRFDRSGEAQFIPGAHSANWSDSVESSNREPDIAGDPDYEAERVAVSVDPCEHVSMRGMDVMLLDDALTKGWLYQFGDNELEFYAAVSEVILNIQGRGYNPNKLAMWK is encoded by the coding sequence ATGTTGCTGCATCATGCGCTCAGTAACACGCAAACACCATTCGGATGCCCTATTGTGGCACCTGAGAATTACCGTGAAGAGGCCGAGGAGATTGTAGACTTCATTTGGAAACTTAACGCAGATCAGCCAATGTACACCTTTCCCGATTTGTGGGCGATGCTCACAGCAAAGGCAATGGCTCGCCTTGGTGGACCCAACGTAGTACCGTTTCGTGGTCGCGATGACCCACCGGAGTTCATGACGCGTGACTTGCTCCTCGCATTTCCGCGTTCGCTGGTTCACGAAGACGACCGTGATGTCCTGAACATGAAGCGTGTTTTATCGCGTCAAGGATTTTCATTGGAGCAAGTGGTTGCCTTGATTGGGTGCAACCGTTGTATTGGGTTTCACGACGCCGCGAACTTTCATACACGTGAGGAGGTGAAGCCAAAGATGAAGCGGCGCCCGGGGGTGATTGGGCCCAGTGACGACGAGTTTCACCTGCCTGGAACGATTCAGAAAACTACGATGGACCCGTATGTGTTTGGCTCAGAGTACTTTGATCTTCTGCTGGATTACAAGTGGCGTCAGCCAGGATTGTTCCAGCAGGGAAGGAAGGGCGCGTATAGGTGTAACGCGAaggagcgcgcgcgccaaGTAACCTTACTCGATCCTTTTTCTGAGAAATCGTACGAGTCGCAGCAACGTAGGATGAGGGCTGCTGAAAAAGCGCGGGAGAGTAGTGATGCAGCGGGCAAACGTATCCCTTCAACTCTTGGAGGCAACGATAGTGCTCCAGGTCGTGGTCGCTTTGATCGCAGCGGAGAGGCTCAGTTCATTCCGGGTGCGCATAGTGCTAACTGGAGCGATAGTGTGGAGAGTAGCAATCGAGAACCGGACATCGCTGGCGATCCCGACTACGAAGCTGAGCGCGTGGCCGTTTCTGTTGACCCGTGTGAGCATGTTTCAATGCGCGGTATGGATGTTATGCTTTTGGATGATGCTCTCACGAAAGGCTGGCTTTATCAGTTTGGGGATAACGAGCTTGAGTTCTACGCCGCCGTATCGGAGGTGATTTTAAACATTCAAGGCAGGGGTTACAATCCGAATAAGCTTGCAATGTGGAAGTGA
- a CDS encoding conserved hypothetical protein (previous protein_id=AAZ14571.1) — protein MHSYRLEVAVKRVYGLNPLIASSASTISVEMRFLDFPPIVIHPQGYAIGNSVTYNICHKADFRMSSEQAATVFPAMCQCQLVNMKEGAVVGAARWSCPCPLVPQLDAAAQPPLRTYASYVIGNATGETVGYADMNCRVLSQDAPAPRASVTPLPVAAPPARDAEPSREAGAEQGKPYIVRVVVGESDRHRRPSQPTRCEGVQDASRGHEATAARASVSDRGQPPRRVPANTAEKSSLLHLLQYDVAYQLQSLSETVAAALHREHDVLTRTPLKGPDKSGAVSTSRLTKSIDHHVASIVRVANIILQVANQLVDNSPAPPRIGTSREVKDMARQWRNPVNKLPLPAEGSVGHYLQYDVLYQLQCLGTNLSYMIVAYRAALDTPLSSIPAQHVEYCDELGHQIQHLTKHINILVQSSVDGTLSTAAPSVVPEPVARDKHRKRSKRNSQSTPPAAGPQLVSPKFTGVAKSLSRASYSSFSSTRSASSSSLSSSSLSSSLNRPPARESPPQAPAVVAVPATPPPAVPSPQAATPAPNATSQPLPPSPSYSAAAATTSSQPKSPPLPTKPPPPPYTVAAPSAQPTATPLPTPAKSQTGLSPSNSIESFSAPTAPSQANQLVSPVAWINQESNYQPPPIATSPLSLHTALQSTGMYGTASSTFAPQPVLATGGPPVLNPPYLSSVPPPLATPTPLKPPSAAPSPPPIATPKVATQLPLQPQPQAPLAIPIPVPIPR, from the coding sequence ATGCACTCTTATCGTCTCGAGGTGGCCGTGAAGCGGGTGTACGGACTCAACCCACTCATTGCCAGCTCCGCGTCAACGATTTCTGTGGAGATGCGCTTCCTCGACTTTCCCCCCATCGTGATACACCCGCAAGGCTACGCTATTGGCAACTCAGTGACATATAACATCTGCCACAAGGCCGACTTTCGAATGAGCAGTGAACAGGCTGCCACTGTCTTTCCTGCCATGTGCCAGTGTCAGCTGGTCAACATGAAGGAAGGGGCAGTCGttggcgctgcgcggtggtCGTGTCCGTGTCCTTTGGTACCACAGCTCGATGCAGCTGCCCAACCTCCCCTGCGCACGTATGCCAGCTACGTCATCGGCAACGCTACCGGTGAGACAGTGGGCTACGCCGATATGAACTGCCGGGTGCTCTCGCAGGATGCGCCGGCACCGCGGGCATCGGTGACGCCGCTACCGgtcgctgcacctcctgccCGTGATGCCGAGCCTAGCAGAGAAGCAGGCGCCGAACAGGGCAAGCCGTACATCGTGCGTGTGGTAGTAGGTGAAAGTGATCGGCATCGCCGCCCAAGCCAGCCTACTCGCTGCGAAGGCGTGCAGGACGCGTCACGCGGGCAtgaggcgacggcggcgcgtgccAGTGTTAGTGATCGTGGCCAGCCGCCAAGGCGTGTGCCGGCCAACACCGCCGAAAAGAGCAGTCTGCTTCATCTCCTGCAGTACGATGTGGCGTATCAGCTGCAATCTCTTAGCGAAAccgtcgcggcagcgctgcaccgaGAGCACGATGTGTTGACACGCACGCCACTCAAAGGGCCGGACAAGAGTGGCGCCGTCAGCACCTCCCGGCTTACCAAGTCCATCGACCACCATGTGGCATCGATTGTGAGGGTGGCAAACATCATATTGCAGGTGGCAAATCAGCTTGTGGACAACAGCCCTGCCCCGCCGCGTATCGGAACGAGTCGTGAGGTGAAGGACATGgcacggcagtggcgcaACCCAGTGAACAAGCTGCCGCTTCCCGCTGAAGGCTCCGTAGGCCATTACTTACAGTACGACGTGCTCTACCAACTCCAGTGTTTGGGTACCAACTTGTCGTACATGATCGTTGCCTACCGCGCGGCGCTAGACACACCGCTGTCGTCGATCCCTGCACAGCACGTAGAGTACTGCGACGAGCTTGGGCACCAGATTCAGCACCTCACGAAGCACATCAACATTCTCGTCCAATCTAGCGTGGATGGAACGCTcagcacagcggcgccgtctgtCGTGCCAGAGCCTGTCGCACGCGATAAACACCGAAAGAGAAGCAAGAGAAACTCGCAGAGCACACCGCCGGCTGCAGGGCCGCAGCTGGTCTCTCCCAAGTTCACTGGTGTCGCCAAGAGCTTGAGTCGCGCTTCCTACTCGTCCTTCAGCAGCACCCGTAGCGCGAGCAGTAGTAGTTTGTCCTCATCTTCCTTATCATCGTCCTTGAATCGACCGCCAGCGCGGgagtcgccgccgcaggcgccAGCAGTCGTAGCCGTACCGGCAACTCCGCCGCCAGCCGTGCCATCACCGCAGGCGGCGACACCCGCGCCGAACGCCACGTCCCAGCCCctgccaccgtcgccttcctacagcgcggcggcggcaacaacaTCAAGCCAGCCAAAGTCGCCTCCACTGCCCACcaagccaccgccgccgccctacaccgtcgccgcgccgtcggctcAGCCAACGGCAACGCCACTTCCAACGCCAGCAAAGTCGCAAACGGGGCTCTCGCCCTCCAACTCAATAGAATCCTTCAGCGCGCCAACCGCCCCGTCGCAGGCGAATCAGCTTGTGTCACCCGTCGCTTGGATTAACCAAGAAAGTAACTATCAGCCACCTCCAATCGCCACGTCGCCACTGTCCCTTCACACCGCGTTGCAGAGCACGGGCATGTACGGCACGGCTTCTTCCACCTTTGCGCCGCAGCCCGtcctcgccaccggcggccCACCTGTGCTCAACCCTCCGTACTTGTCCTCGGTGCCTCCACCGCTCGCAACGCCGACTCCGCTTAAGCCGCCAAGCGCTGCACCTTCACCGCCACCAATAGCCACACCGAAGGTGGCCACGCAGCTGCCCCTCCAGCCGCAGCCCCAGGCGCCGTTGGCGATTCCGATACCCGTGCCCATCCCACGCTGA
- a CDS encoding conserved hypothetical protein (previous protein_id=AAZ14570.1), with protein sequence MRNALVFSGQGAHAKGMCLSLLDDPAVVQVWERMADCMMRNYGISLQHIIQENPKKVAARSDAFVVDEVCKRPCTEVLNMKESTPCTHTITHPDGVMQLTYLTQPCVLAAQLLAYEKLKQGNPQVYNRQISCIAGHSLGEFTALTALGVFSPETALDLTFKRGLLMDQACDGVPRGNRKLYACSPQRANLSDNSETADEVFFALLEVIAQSLAHTSSFVEVVNNNIRHQQYVVAGDLVGLAVLGKCLDPQYRANCASGEDVESLVSHALTSVRIDNRDGVARDPNIVHDGDFATSSAQKYGSRSTFRRFIKGADDGFTPSLEELTHLTLEEDGRSGLKKKSWFIPLIMEVPFHSSKLRRAMDAFLPVLRTALPDEAALRELFSISKDGLLDEERRAHPLWITNLTGRIFDPLNRAFQQSALERMKRANIGEIRHKGRFESTLVVDTFTSGAAEGNVREMAAAVLAAQLAHPVQWITTMEEVVVAQRCSRIQEASPKRNTSEMFRRASFFADDDRSRNIFLQVSSFPSEAPLF encoded by the coding sequence ATGCGAAATGCCTTGGTCTTCTCGGGTCAAGGGGCACATGCTAAGGGCATGTGTCTTTCCCTCCTGGATGACCCCGCGGTTGTGCAGGTATGGGAACGCATGGCAGATTGTATGATGCGCAATTACGGCATCTCATTACAGCACATCATCCAAGAAAACCCAAAGAAAGTAGCGGCGCGTAGCGACGCTTTTGTTGTTGATGAAGTCTGCAAACGGCCCTGCACAGAAGTGCTTAATATGAAAGAGTCGACACCATGCACTCACACGATCACACACCCAGACGGTGTGATGCAGTTAACGTATCTAACGCAGCCGTGTGTTCTCGCCGCACAACTTCTTGCATACGAAAAGTTGAAGCAGGGCAATCCACAGGTATACAATAGGCAAATTTCCTGCATCGCCGGGCATAGCCTAGGTGAATTTACCGCGCTTACAGCTCTCGGTGTCTTTAGTCCCGAGACCGCTCTCGATTTAACCTTCAAGCGTGGTCTGCTCATGGATCAGGCTTGCGATGGTGTCCCGCGCGGAAATAGAAAACTGTACGCCTGCAGTCCTCAGCGAGCAAATCTCAGCGACAACAGCGAGACGGCAGACGAAGTTTTTTTCGCGCTTCTTGAGGTGATCGCACAATCTCTTGCGCATACATCCTCATTCGTGGAAGTGGTGAACAACAACATCAGGCACCAGCAATACGTCGTGGCTGGCGACCTTGTCGGGCTAGCTGTGCTGGGAAAATGCCTGGATCCGCAATACCGGGCAAACTGTGCTAGCGGTGAGGATGTTGAATCCCTTGTAAGCCATGCTCTCACATCCGTCCGCATCGATAACAGAGATGGTGTGGCAAGAGATCCGAATATTGTCCACGATGGGGATTTTGCAACGTCATCAGCGCAAAAGTACGGCTCAAGATCAACGTTTCGCCGGTTCATTAAGGGTGCGGACGACGGATTTACTCCGTCACTAGAGGAACTTACGCACCTCACCCTGGAGGAGGACGGCCGCAGTGGCCTTAAGAAGAAATCATGGTTTATTCCTCTGATCATGGAAGTTCCATTTCATTCGAGCAAGCTTCGGCGCGCCATGGATGCGTTTCTTCCTGTCCTGCGCACAGCCCTGCCAGACGAGGCGGCTCTTCGGGAACTGTTCTCGATTTCAAAAGATGGACTTCTCGATGAGGAGCGCCGCGCCCACCCTTTGTGGATCACGAATTTGACGGGGAGAATATTCGACCCGTTGAACAGGGCTTTTCAGCAAAGTGCGCTTGAACGCATGAAAAGGGCGAATATTGGCGAAATCCGCCACAAAGGCCGGTTTGAGAGCACTCTTGTTGTCGATACATTtaccagcggcgccgcggaagGAAACGTGAGGGAGATGGCGGCTGCAGTGCTGGCAGCTCAGCTCGCTCACCCTGTACAATGGATAACAACAATGGAGGAAGTTGTTGTGGCGCAAAGATGCTCACGCATTCAAGAAGCGTCGCCGAAAAGGAACACATCGGAAATGTTTAGGCGAGCTTCATTTTTCGCTGACGATGACCGAAGCCGCAACATTTTCCTTCAAGTGTCTTCCTTTCCAAGTGAAGCGCCACTTTTCTAG
- a CDS encoding conserved hypothetical protein (previous protein_id=AAZ14573.1) codes for MVPIINQCEAANRPAAWAEGGTAGGPSADPRASDAAGVAAEAQPSSTAPELTEEQRKAEEYYHNLYDGGAGEHGDNNAAGTAGTRQGTISPEALEKELLIQRWNTVRQATVYVDILVQQSERVEPDTAVEYSRETEALTLEPELPINQLGTRMLPLPPPSTDSARYLVEPVTTIGMPSTTLEKVAADLQQRLATRMPTHALTRESADDFVGY; via the coding sequence ATGGTGCCCATCATCAATCAATGTGAAGCGGCCAATCGACCAGCTGCGTGGGCGGAAGGCGGTACCGCCGGCGGTCCGTCAGCCGACCCGAGAGCGTCGGATGCAGCCGGTGTCGCGGCCGAAGCGCAGCCATCGAGTACCGCGCCAGAGCTGACCGAGGAGCAGCGAAAGGCGGAAGAATACTACCATAACCTGtacgacggtggcgccggtgAGCATGGCGACAACAACGCCGCAGGGACTGCCGGGACTCGCCAAGGGACGATCAGCccggaggcgctggagaaggagctgctcatCCAGCGCTGGAACACGGTGCGGCAGGCCACCGTCTACGTTGACATTCTCGTGCAGCAGTCGGAGCGCGTTGAGCCGGATACGGCAGTGGAGTACAGTCGTGAGACGGAGGCTCTCACCCTGGAGCCGGAACTACCTATCAACCAACTCGGCACTCGgatgttgccgctgccgccgcccagCACCGATAGTGCTCGCTACCTCGTAGAGCCAGTGACGACCATTGGAATGCCCAGTACCACGCTGGAAAAGGTGGCCGCggatctgcagcagcggcttgCGACGCGGATGCCGACACATGCATTAACGCGTGAGTCGGCCGACGACTTTGTCGGCTATTAG
- a CDS encoding conserved hypothetical protein (previous protein_id=AAZ14572.1), which produces MMHSSGVARRQMRPYYNLPSKSEHGRRMTGFLTPYRHWMWKQNELWRNVHEAQFEHLRKLYKRQWLESFRVNADEYIYKYNITKSAQLAQWEHEMQGQERKRRESQQLAQGRQALKKKHLDLLREFHERQFFYWYERASERLQYMTHINYVPQASIQEHIDRELDKYTVGSKAPYPLNFVGQMPMLEDKDGNIAQVPANLMTNHATENPDGGVTMYEAPEGTAVAEEKLLQMIASAQEEELRIRPEDSDALSESMEDMDRSESARIDSRKVARTMEETDEEREVNRRAYIDRGKTGSKTIFRRPRLDSDGATPPSAGGTTPMKRRKSKMDRMHALQEQQDAVAAKATAKALKDEDSVAKATKRGEVAENRGRLRDRMIMPSLETLQQSPEMMAQNKPGGRVRTHHLMEKVYGIGKFKKGGGGDEDA; this is translated from the coding sequence ATGATGCACTCCAGCGGAGTGGCGCGGCGCCAGATGCGTCCCTACTACAATCTGCCCTCCAAGTCGGAGCACGGGCGCCGCATGACCGGCTTTCTCACACCGTATCGCCACTGGATGTGGAAGCAGAACGAGCTCTGGCGCAACGTGCATGAGGCCCAGTTTGAGCATCTAAGAAAGTTGTACAAGCGTCAGTGGCTCGAGTCGTTCCGCGTCAACGCTGACGAGTACATTTACAAGTACAACATCACCAAATctgcgcagctggcgcagtgGGAGCACGAGATGCAGGGCCAGGAGCGCAAGCGTCGCgagtcgcagcagctggcacAGGGCCGCCAAGCGTTGAAGAAGAAGCACCTAGACCTGCTGCGTGAGTTCCACGAGCGGCAGTTCTTCTACTGGTACGAGCGTGCGAGCGAGCGTCTGCAGTACATGACCCACATCAACTACGTCCCACAAGCCAGCATTCAGGAGCACATCGACCGCGAGCTGGACAAGTACACGGTAGGGTCGAAGGCGCCGTACCCGCTCAATTTTGTTGGCCAGATGCCGATGCTGGAAGACAAGGACGGCAACATTGCGCAAGTGCCTGCGAATCTAATGACGAACCACGCTACGGAGAACCCAGATGGCGGGGTCACCATGTACGAGGCACCAGAgggcaccgccgtcgcggaagagaagctgctgcagatgatAGCGTCGGCCCAGGAGGAGGAGTTGCGCATTCGCCCCGAGGATAGTGACGCCTTGTCGGAGTCGATGGAGGACATGGACCGCAGCGAGAGTGCGAGAATTGACTCACGTAAGGTGGCGCGTACCATGGAGGAGACAGATGAGGAGCGGGAGGTGAATCGGCGCGCCTACATCGATCGTGGCAAGACGGGCTCCAAGACTATCTTCCGCCGCCCACGGTTAGACAGCGAtggcgccacgccgccgagcGCTGGTGGCACGACGCCAATGAAGCGCCGTAAGTCGAAGATGGACAGGATGCATGCCTtacaggagcagcaggacgcggtggcggccaAGGCAACGGCCAAGGCGCTGAAGGACGAAGATAGTGTCGCCAAGGCGACGAAGCGTGGTGAGGTGGCGGAGAATAGAGGCCGCTTGCGCGATCGCATGATCATGCCGTCTCTTGAAACCCTGCAGCAGTCGCCTGAGATGATGGCGCAGAACAAGCCAGGCGGCCGTGTGCGGACACATCACCTCATGGAGAAGGTCTACGGTATCGGTAAGTTCAAGaaaggtggcggcggggaCGAGGATGCGTAG
- a CDS encoding putative DNA-repair protein (previous protein_id=AAZ14568.1): MAMVTSASVPADPAETRNVTEKDQSNLAADVDEWDEVELPVAFSPAKKQEESESGSLVKKGLTDDGEGEAVKHETAYAVSTVKTEVTTTTTGEADTVTSGGVKEELVSVDTEAAASDRPLMEWAQLPLVGRPRASDTWRQRDPAYEAMMEQRDLLAAKRRSERIQRVCESLFALLAVLIRARLLWRESCHPGFVKQLLRLHVSRGRGPKRSRCEDPSGKATSAYVFLKAVATAKVLVAESTKPSHRKPSLAPAWVTCAKDAVQNKTSAAVKVLIETINDYFKLEALAAPASSSGREAPVGAAAYTVAPSSAEQDFSDWSMPVKPGFLFTKTAERHCRVSADAPLELPHPLYFSLVFLALARVAGLSCRLVVAKLGKTQLEKARAAGPAGDTANGYNDTSEGKDNTADGESEDSTRRPLRVLSIFEGREKRKASDRTDASGVARAGKGSKRQRPSAGLAEDTKDREELKSKKLPTSCYWVEVWSAERESFLSVNPCQSCATLWGASYTLSVSGHVAVDATPRYISKYSTAYAYGRRLGTCRQHRFLWRDELAWDDTRELSEVLRATFNVAAPHTSSLAQRQQQRESRQLHSLMYSEAVPTTLNALHRHPLYVTDSDLARHEGVYPKDANTTVGSVKGRLVYKRSAVVSLRSRDGWLREGRSLLTEDQPAYKVVAPPASRPFAAPSTLYGRWQTQPFEPLPLTAGDPPSIPHHGRTSWYILLDKAPPQGIVHLTQPQISRVARRMKLDFCLAVVGFERRRTDEHRRGHWETVINGIVVKETDSVALLHAYEEWVQLVQEQEATKRRQRAFHWWLLLAQRLLALKRLQDQYAKGLGAGSMPMQ, encoded by the coding sequence ATGGCCATGGTGACATCCGCCAGCGTACCCGCTGATCCAGCCGAGACGCGTAACGTCACGGAGAAGGACCAGAGCAACTTGGCCGCCGATGTGGACGAGTGGGATGAAGTGGAGCTTCCAGTCGCCTTTTCTCCTGCCAAGAAGCAGGAAGAaagcgagagcggcagctTAGTCAAGAAGGGTCTGACCGATGACGGCGAAGGTGAGGCCGTGAAGCATGAGACCGCTTACGCGGTTTCAACTGTCAAGACAGAAGTAACGACTACGACAACGGGTGAGGCAGATACTGTAACATCGGGTGGCGTGAAGGAGGAACTGGTGAGTGTGGAcacggaggcggctgcgagcGATCGACCCCTGATGGAGTGGGCGCAACTGCCGCTTGTGGGACGGCCACGCGCTTCAGATACATGGCGGCAGCGTGACCCAGCTTATGAGGCCATGATGGAGCAGAGGGATTTGCTAGCCGCAAAGCGTCGCTCGGAGCGCATTCAGCGCGTCTGTGAGTCGCTCTTCGCACTCCTGGCTGTGCTCATTCGAGCCCGTCTGCTCTGGCGTGAGTCGTGTCATCCCGGTTTCGTTAAACAGCTTCTCCGGCTCCATGTGTCGCGCGGAAGGGGCCCGAAACGCTCACGCTGCGAAGATCCTTCTGGAAAGGCAACAAGTGCTTACGTTTTTCTCAAAGCAGTAGCCACCGCAAaggtgctggtggcggagTCGACAAAGCCGTCGCATCGCAAGCCCTCGCTCGCCCCAGCGTGGGTGACGTGCGCAAAAGACGCGGTGCAGAACAAAACCTCGGCGGCCGTGAAAGTACTCATTGAAACAATCAACGACTACTTCAAGTTAGAGGCACTGGCGGCTCCAGCTTCGTCGAGTGGACGCGAGGCACCTGTTGGTGCCGCGGCGTATACTGTTGCTCCGTCGTCTGCCGAGCAAGACTTTTCCGACTGGTCGATGCCTGTCAAACCAGGGTTTCTCTTCACGAAGACAGCAGAGCGTCATTGCCGTGTCTCTGCGGATGCGCCACTCGAGTTGCCTCATCCCCTTTACTTCTCCCTTGTGTTTCTGGCATTGGCGCGCGTGGCGGGACTGAGCTGCCGTCTTGTGGTGGCGAAGCTGGGAAAGacgcagctggagaaggctCGTGCAGCGGGGCCTGCCGGCGACACTGCCAATGGGTACAACGACACAAGTGAGGGCAAGGACAACACCGCGGACGGTGAGAGCGAAGATAGCACTCGCCGGCCGCTGCGAGTTCTTTCCATTTTTGAAGGCCGCGAGAAGCGCAAGGCATCGGATCGCACCGACGCCAGTGGGGTTGCTCGAGCGGGCAAGGGGTCGAAGAGGCAGCGACCATCAGCAGGGTTGGCAGAAGACACCAAAGACCGTGAGGAGCTCAAGTCAAAAAAGCTGCCCACTTCATGCTACTGGGTGGAGGTGTGGTCCGCGGAGCGCGAGAGCTTCCTTTCTGTCAACCCGTGCCAAAGCTGCGCCACCCTTTGGGGTGCATCATACACGCTGTCAGTCTCTGGTCACGTGGCGGTGGACGCGACGCCGCGGTACATCTCCAAGTACAGCACCGCATACGCCTACGGTCGTCGCCTCGGCACCTGTCGGCAGCACCGATTCTTGTGGCGCGACGAACTCGCCTGGGATGATACCCGTGAGCTGTCTGAAGTGCTGCGTGCCACCTTCAACGTGGCTGCCCCACACACGAGCtcgctggcgcagcggcagcagcagcgggagagcCGGCAGCTACACTCCCTCATGTACTCGGAGGCCGTGCCCACAACGCTGAATGCTCTTCACCGCCACCCACTCTATGTGACAGACTCCGACCTTGCGCGGCATGAGGGGGTATACCCAAAGGATGCAAACACGACCGTGGGAAGCGTGAAGGGTCGCTTGGTCTACAAGCGTTCCGCGGTCGTGAGTCTGCGGTCTCGCGACGGGTGGTTGCGCGAGGGGCGCAGCCTGCTCACGGAGGACCAGCCAGCGTACAAGGTTGTGGCGCCACCCGCCTCTCGCCCGTTTGCGGCACCGTCAACACTCTACGGTCGTTGGCAAACACAGCCATTCGAGCCACTGCCACTCACTGCAGGCGATCCTCCGAGCATTCCACATCACGGGCGGACGTCGTGGTACATCTTACTCGACAAAGCCCCGCCACAGGGAATTGTGCACCTGACCCAGCCCCAGATATCtcgcgtggcgcgccgcATGAAGCTAGACTTCTGCTTGGCTGTGGTTGGCTttgagcggcgccgcaccgacGAGCATCGCCGCGGGCATTGGGAGACCGTCATCAATGGCATTGTTGTCAAGGAAACGGACAGCGTCGCACTCCTTCACGCCTACGAGGAGTGGGTGCAACTAGTGCAGGAGCAGGAAGCGACGAAGCGAAGACAGCGTGCGTTTCACTGGTGGCTTTTGCTTGCGCAGCGTCTTCTGGCGTTAAAACGGCTGCAGGATCAGTACGCCAAGGGACTC